Proteins encoded in a region of the bacterium Unc6 genome:
- a CDS encoding rRNA maturation RNase YbeY — protein sequence MQTRTVKGQRIYIQKRVKQKISAQLIKKTAQQTLDLFNKKNCSLTIVICSKNTIQKYNKIYRQENNPTDVLAFEFEKHKKENYLGDILVCSEIASETSKRLKISFEKEISRYIIHGILHLIGFSDKDKKSRKKMRYYEYKILKLTQDL from the coding sequence ATGCAGACACGGACGGTAAAAGGACAAAGGATATATATACAGAAAAGGGTGAAACAAAAAATATCGGCACAACTGATAAAAAAGACAGCACAACAGACCCTTGATTTATTTAATAAAAAAAATTGTTCTTTAACAATAGTGATATGTTCTAAAAATACAATACAGAAATACAATAAAATATACAGACAGGAAAATAATCCGACTGATGTGCTTGCTTTTGAATTTGAAAAACATAAAAAAGAAAATTACCTAGGAGATATACTTGTATGTTCCGAAATTGCATCAGAAACTTCAAAAAGACTAAAAATTTCGTTTGAGAAAGAAATATCCAGATATATAATACACGGCATACTTCATCTTATTGGTTTTAGCGATAAAGATAAAAAATCAAGAAAAAAGATGAGGTATTATGAATATAAAATATTAAAACTTACTCAGGATTTATGA
- a CDS encoding DNA repair protein RecO, which produces MDRIKKATGIVIKYYPFKETSRIATILTKESGKIRAVAKGYHRKKSNFGSTLEPLTCINFVFYENPKKDYFLISQADIIKRYENIRNNYEKLICGSIILDMTDKALHLGQGGFYDITNNTILSLEKYNNLFGICVGYQIKLLSLCGFAPKLKNCIRCGKTTEVKAGFSPAGGGTVCENCLSYFKDIIYVPVGAFALLNSLLRMDYQQIQRIKVHWTLQRFALNIIERFWLFHFENLPKMWNETVKIIS; this is translated from the coding sequence ATGGATAGAATTAAAAAAGCAACAGGAATTGTTATAAAATATTATCCTTTTAAAGAAACAAGCAGGATTGCAACAATATTAACAAAAGAATCCGGTAAAATAAGAGCAGTTGCAAAGGGGTATCACAGAAAAAAGTCAAATTTTGGAAGCACCCTTGAACCATTAACCTGCATAAACTTTGTTTTTTATGAAAACCCAAAAAAAGATTATTTTCTCATTTCACAGGCTGATATTATAAAAAGATATGAGAATATAAGAAACAATTATGAAAAACTAATCTGTGGAAGTATTATACTGGATATGACAGATAAGGCTCTACATCTTGGACAGGGCGGATTTTATGATATTACAAACAATACGATTTTATCTCTTGAGAAATATAATAATTTGTTTGGAATATGTGTCGGCTATCAGATAAAACTTTTGTCCTTGTGCGGATTTGCGCCAAAACTTAAAAATTGTATAAGATGCGGTAAAACCACCGAAGTAAAGGCAGGATTTAGTCCTGCTGGCGGAGGAACAGTATGTGAAAATTGCCTCTCTTATTTTAAGGATATTATCTATGTGCCAGTTGGCGCATTTGCACTTCTTAATAGCCTTTTGAGAATGGATTATCAGCAGATACAAAGGATAAAGGTTCACTGGACATTGCAAAGATTTGCATTGAATATAATTGAAAGGTTCTGGCTTTTCCATTTTGAAAATCTTCCTAAAATGTGGAATGAAACCGTCAAAATAATTTCATAA
- a CDS encoding glycine--tRNA ligase, with product MEKIVSLCKRRGFIFPGSQIYGGLSGTWDFGPLGVELKKNIKKSWWRALVYQRDDIVGLDTSIIMNPSVWEASGHIQGFSDLLVDCKECKKRFREDIVKQTCPECKGALTQSKQFNLMFKTFVGSVEDSTSTVYLRPETAQGIFVNFKNILTTSRKKLPFGIAQYGKAFRNEITIGNFIFRSREFEQMELEFFVQPGEAQRWHQYWIQERLLWYQRLGIKKEHLMVRQHEKKELAHYAKDCYDIEYFFPMGPSELEGIANRTDFDLRQHSKISGNDLSLLDEKTNTKFFPYVIEPSGGVDRALLAFLIDAYSEEIVRGEKRVVLRLHPSLAPVKVAILPLLRNRPDIVELAKNIKNIFPGNYYVVYDDTGSIGRLYRRQDEIGTPYCVTVDVQSLEDKKITVRDRDTMQQERIHIENLKEYLDKKLE from the coding sequence ATGGAGAAAATAGTCTCCCTTTGTAAGAGAAGGGGTTTTATATTTCCCGGGAGCCAGATATACGGAGGACTAAGCGGCACATGGGATTTTGGGCCTCTTGGGGTTGAGTTGAAAAAAAACATAAAAAAATCATGGTGGAGAGCACTTGTATATCAGAGGGATGATATCGTAGGGCTTGATACAAGTATAATTATGAATCCATCTGTATGGGAGGCATCTGGACATATACAGGGATTTTCAGACCTGCTTGTTGATTGCAAAGAATGTAAAAAGAGATTTAGAGAGGATATAGTAAAACAAACCTGTCCGGAATGTAAAGGGGCACTTACCCAATCTAAACAATTCAACCTTATGTTTAAAACATTTGTAGGTTCTGTTGAAGATTCTACATCAACCGTATACCTTAGACCGGAAACAGCACAGGGTATCTTTGTGAATTTTAAAAATATTTTAACCACATCCAGAAAAAAACTCCCTTTTGGCATTGCACAGTATGGAAAAGCGTTTAGAAATGAAATAACCATAGGCAATTTTATATTTCGTTCAAGGGAGTTTGAACAGATGGAATTAGAGTTTTTTGTACAACCCGGTGAAGCTCAGAGGTGGCATCAATACTGGATACAGGAAAGGCTTTTATGGTATCAAAGGTTGGGCATAAAAAAAGAGCATTTAATGGTAAGGCAACATGAAAAAAAAGAACTTGCACACTACGCAAAAGATTGTTATGACATAGAATATTTTTTTCCGATGGGGCCAAGTGAATTAGAGGGAATTGCGAACAGAACAGATTTTGACCTTCGCCAACATTCAAAGATAAGCGGAAATGATTTGAGTCTTCTTGATGAAAAGACAAACACCAAATTTTTCCCATATGTTATAGAACCCTCAGGCGGTGTAGACAGAGCATTGCTTGCTTTTCTTATAGATGCCTATTCGGAAGAAATTGTAAGAGGAGAAAAACGTGTAGTTTTAAGGCTTCATCCCAGTCTTGCTCCGGTCAAGGTGGCAATACTTCCACTGTTAAGAAATCGCCCTGATATTGTTGAACTTGCAAAAAATATTAAAAATATTTTCCCAGGCAATTACTATGTGGTCTATGATGATACGGGTTCTATCGGAAGATTATATAGAAGGCAGGATGAGATAGGAACACCGTATTGTGTAACAGTAGATGTTCAATCATTAGAAGATAAAAAAATTACAGTAAGAGATAGAGATACAATGCAACAGGAAAGAATACATATTGAAAACTTAAAAGAGTATTTAGATAAAAAGCTTGAATGA
- a CDS encoding pyruvate, phosphate dikinase, giving the protein MAKYVYFFGNGKAEGRKDMKSLLGGKGANLAEMTHIGVPVPPGFTITTEVCNLYFTSNGKLPSDVDIEMEQNLKKLEEVSSYKFASIDNPLLVSVRSGAKFSMPGMMDTILNLGLNDKTVLGLVKKTNNERFAWDCYRRFVQMFGNVVLDIDKNVFETILHGKKEKKNITSDTELNAQDLKGLVEEYKKKLKELGKTFPQDAMEQLKMARGAVFKSWDNERAVFYRKQYKIPHNIGTAVNVQMMVFGNMGETSATGVGFTRDPSTGQKEFFGEFLTNAQGEDVVAGIRTPRNISEMKALMPDVYNQLIEITQKLEKHYRDVQDFEFTVQENRLYMLQTRNGKRTGAAAIKIAVEMVHEGLITKEEAVLRVEPEQLDQLLHPRIDVKAKPKVIAKGLNASPGAAVGKVYFTAEDAVNAAKSGEKVLLVRNETCPDDIEGVARSQGVLTATGGATSHAVIVSRQMGKPCVAGCSAVRINEKQGTMAIGNIKIKKGDYVAIDGSTGEVMLGNVPTIKPDIKELAKSEYGELIQWADQIRKLEVRANADIPRDAIIARANGAEGIGLCRTEHMFFAPERLPLMQEMILAKDESSRKMSLQKLLPMQREDFIELFETMKGFPVTIRLLDPPLHEFLPKREEIITSLAELKCGKDVTPETIRNLKTQLRVDKIIKIPDTDIEGNIKQLEALLHRVEELHEFNPMLGLRGCRLGIVMPEITQMQAQAIFEAAAAVIKSGSSVHPEVMVPLVGHVQEFIHQKAIITKAAEEVMKEHQIKIEYLIGTMIEVPRAALTSDAIAKEAEFFSFGTNDLTQMTFGFSRDDSGKFLPYYIGQGILTSDPFVSLDQTGVGQLVKMGVSKGRSVRPTLKCGICGEHGGEGSSVEFCHRAGLDYVSCSPYRVPLARLAAAHGVLKEKKEQ; this is encoded by the coding sequence ATGGCAAAATATGTTTATTTTTTTGGCAATGGTAAAGCAGAGGGAAGGAAAGATATGAAATCTCTTCTTGGTGGGAAAGGTGCAAACCTTGCAGAGATGACACATATAGGGGTTCCTGTTCCTCCAGGTTTTACAATTACAACAGAGGTTTGTAATCTATATTTTACAAGTAATGGAAAACTACCCTCAGATGTAGATATTGAAATGGAACAAAACTTAAAAAAACTTGAAGAGGTATCTTCATATAAGTTTGCAAGTATAGACAATCCGCTTCTTGTGTCTGTTCGTTCAGGTGCAAAGTTTTCTATGCCTGGTATGATGGATACAATCTTAAATTTGGGATTAAACGATAAAACAGTTTTAGGTCTTGTAAAAAAGACAAACAATGAAAGGTTTGCATGGGATTGCTATAGAAGATTCGTGCAAATGTTTGGAAATGTCGTTCTTGATATAGATAAAAATGTGTTTGAGACTATACTGCATGGGAAAAAAGAAAAAAAGAATATTACATCTGATACCGAACTAAACGCACAGGACTTAAAAGGACTTGTTGAAGAATATAAGAAAAAATTAAAAGAACTGGGGAAAACATTTCCTCAGGATGCCATGGAACAGTTAAAAATGGCAAGAGGTGCTGTATTTAAGTCCTGGGACAACGAAAGAGCAGTATTTTATAGGAAACAGTATAAGATACCGCATAATATCGGAACAGCAGTAAATGTACAGATGATGGTTTTCGGAAATATGGGCGAGACATCTGCAACCGGTGTAGGTTTTACAAGAGATCCATCCACGGGTCAAAAAGAGTTTTTTGGAGAATTTCTCACAAATGCGCAAGGCGAAGATGTTGTAGCGGGAATAAGAACACCAAGGAATATATCGGAAATGAAGGCGTTGATGCCAGATGTCTACAACCAGCTGATTGAAATAACCCAGAAACTTGAGAAGCACTACAGGGATGTTCAAGATTTTGAGTTCACAGTTCAAGAAAATAGACTTTATATGCTTCAAACCAGAAATGGCAAAAGAACAGGCGCAGCGGCAATAAAAATTGCAGTTGAAATGGTTCATGAGGGACTTATAACAAAAGAAGAGGCAGTGTTACGGGTTGAACCGGAACAGCTTGACCAGCTTCTTCATCCAAGGATAGATGTAAAGGCAAAACCAAAAGTCATTGCCAAAGGGTTGAATGCATCTCCCGGTGCAGCAGTCGGAAAGGTATATTTTACAGCAGAAGACGCTGTAAATGCGGCAAAATCAGGAGAAAAAGTTCTTCTTGTAAGAAATGAGACCTGCCCTGACGATATAGAGGGTGTTGCCCGTTCTCAGGGGGTATTAACAGCAACAGGCGGAGCAACAAGCCATGCAGTTATTGTCTCAAGACAGATGGGAAAACCCTGTGTTGCAGGCTGTTCAGCTGTTCGTATAAATGAAAAACAAGGCACAATGGCAATAGGTAATATAAAAATTAAAAAGGGTGATTATGTGGCAATTGATGGCTCAACAGGCGAGGTAATGCTCGGTAATGTTCCGACAATAAAACCGGATATAAAAGAGTTGGCAAAGTCAGAATATGGTGAGCTGATACAGTGGGCAGATCAAATAAGAAAACTTGAAGTAAGGGCAAATGCAGATATACCAAGAGATGCTATTATAGCAAGAGCAAATGGCGCAGAAGGTATCGGACTTTGCAGAACAGAGCATATGTTTTTTGCCCCGGAAAGACTTCCTCTGATGCAGGAGATGATACTTGCAAAAGATGAAAGTTCAAGAAAGATGTCTCTTCAAAAACTTTTGCCTATGCAAAGAGAAGACTTTATAGAGCTTTTTGAGACAATGAAAGGATTTCCTGTAACAATAAGATTGTTGGACCCTCCGCTTCATGAATTTTTACCGAAAAGAGAAGAGATTATAACCTCTTTAGCAGAATTAAAATGCGGGAAAGATGTAACACCTGAAACGATAAGAAATCTAAAAACACAGTTAAGGGTTGATAAAATTATAAAAATCCCTGACACCGATATTGAAGGCAACATAAAGCAATTGGAGGCACTTCTTCATAGAGTAGAAGAACTGCACGAATTCAATCCGATGCTTGGATTAAGAGGATGCAGGCTCGGTATAGTTATGCCGGAGATTACACAGATGCAGGCACAGGCAATATTTGAGGCAGCAGCAGCCGTTATAAAGTCAGGAAGCAGTGTTCACCCTGAGGTAATGGTTCCACTTGTAGGGCATGTTCAGGAATTTATCCACCAGAAGGCAATAATTACAAAGGCTGCAGAAGAGGTGATGAAAGAACATCAGATCAAAATTGAATATTTGATTGGAACAATGATAGAGGTTCCAAGGGCTGCACTCACCTCTGATGCAATTGCTAAGGAGGCTGAATTTTTCAGTTTCGGGACAAATGATCTTACACAAATGACATTCGGTTTTTCAAGAGATGACTCCGGGAAATTCCTTCCATACTACATCGGACAGGGAATTCTTACATCCGATCCGTTTGTTTCATTAGACCAAACAGGTGTGGGTCAGCTTGTAAAAATGGGAGTTAGCAAAGGAAGAAGTGTAAGACCGACACTTAAGTGTGGAATATGTGGAGAACACGGAGGCGAGGGTTCAAGCGTTGAATTCTGCCACAGGGCGGGTCTTGACTATGTAAGTTGTTCACCTTACAGAGTTCCTCTGGCAAGGCTTGCAGCAGCGCATGGGGTATTAAAAGAAAAGAAAGAACAATAG